In one window of Leptospira sp. GIMC2001 DNA:
- a CDS encoding potassium/proton antiporter has protein sequence MNSFEVSAFALSFLILLSIMVSKLSFRFGIPTLLLFLLMGMLAGSEGIGKIDFNDYNLAQSLGVVALSYILLAGGMETEWKVIRPVLREGIVLSTFGVVVTATAVGFFSHWLLGLGLIESLLLGSVVSSTDAASVFNLLRTSGIGLKGRLKPLLELESGSNDPMAVILTLTFISLLGFESKNMIDIASMVLWQVMVGAIMGLILGKLFVEFVNKINLEYDGLYTVIILATGIFIYSATTLLNGNGFLAVYLAGLYMGNRYFVHKKSIIRFMDGMGWLMQIVMFLTLGLLVFPSELNKIALPGVVFSIFLIFIARPLGVMLSLSLSSFSFKERIFISWVGLRGAAPIILATFPLTAGVPNSGVIFNLVFFTVLSSLLIQGSTIKMVAKFLKLDAAIDKKSLYPFEFENRENSDSKLEEYLMPFNSPAEGRTVRELQIPEDALITLICRGDNYIVPTGRTQVEGGDVLLILVNKANEARVAESLRGANLKT, from the coding sequence ATGAATAGTTTCGAGGTATCCGCATTTGCTCTATCATTTCTCATCCTTTTATCGATTATGGTTAGTAAATTATCATTTCGATTTGGGATTCCAACTTTATTATTATTCTTGCTTATGGGTATGCTTGCTGGTTCTGAGGGAATCGGAAAAATTGATTTTAACGACTACAATTTAGCTCAGTCATTGGGAGTAGTTGCCCTCTCGTATATCTTGCTCGCTGGTGGTATGGAGACGGAATGGAAAGTCATCCGACCTGTCTTAAGAGAAGGAATTGTGCTCTCCACATTCGGGGTCGTTGTAACTGCAACAGCTGTCGGATTTTTCTCACATTGGCTATTGGGTTTAGGATTGATTGAATCTTTACTTCTAGGATCTGTTGTATCATCAACGGATGCAGCTTCAGTCTTCAATCTGCTTAGAACAAGCGGAATTGGATTAAAGGGAAGATTGAAACCTCTTCTTGAACTTGAATCTGGATCTAATGATCCAATGGCTGTAATCTTAACCCTCACATTCATTTCATTATTGGGATTTGAATCCAAAAATATGATCGATATCGCAAGCATGGTTCTCTGGCAAGTGATGGTTGGTGCGATCATGGGATTGATTCTAGGGAAATTATTTGTTGAATTTGTAAATAAAATAAATTTGGAATACGATGGACTTTATACTGTTATAATATTAGCTACAGGTATTTTTATTTATTCCGCAACTACATTGTTAAACGGAAACGGATTTTTGGCAGTGTACTTGGCGGGTTTGTATATGGGCAACCGTTACTTTGTTCATAAGAAAAGTATAATTCGTTTTATGGATGGAATGGGATGGTTGATGCAAATTGTCATGTTCTTAACTTTGGGTTTGCTTGTTTTTCCATCTGAACTCAATAAGATTGCTTTGCCAGGAGTCGTTTTCTCAATCTTTCTAATTTTTATCGCGAGACCTTTAGGTGTGATGCTCAGCCTGAGCTTATCTTCCTTTAGCTTTAAAGAAAGGATTTTTATTTCTTGGGTTGGTCTACGAGGAGCAGCTCCTATTATCCTTGCAACATTTCCTCTGACTGCAGGTGTACCAAATTCTGGAGTCATTTTCAATTTAGTATTTTTTACAGTATTGAGTTCGCTTCTGATTCAAGGATCTACGATCAAAATGGTAGCTAAATTTTTAAAATTGGATGCTGCGATAGATAAGAAATCCCTGTATCCATTTGAGTTTGAAAATCGAGAGAATAGTGATTCCAAGCTCGAAGAATATCTAATGCCATTCAATTCTCCAGCTGAAGGACGAACTGTTCGTGAGTTGCAGATTCCTGAGGATGCGCTGATCACTCTAATCTGTCGGGGCGATAATTACATTGTTCCAACTGGTCGAACCCAAGTAGAAGGAGGAGATGTGCTCCTAATACTTGTTAATAAAGCGAATGAAGCAAG
- a CDS encoding OmpA family protein: MKISKAIIILFLNIFFYSTHIHSESVTDIQWRETLSLEQFNELENYRKNSNQIREFLDNKKGKWSYFEFRLVEILVGEELESNRLENAKLLWQKYKPKLPNQDKRIESLIGLLSKEKDQPVLKNIGPALNSEFAEYLPVIELSGDRFYFTALNRPGGSGGEDIWYSEYNRASSKWESALPLKEINTPDDESLISISADGTTLIVSRKIRNQGTKSSVFMVRLTENGWSKPQVLPAFLNSESFDGDFFLTADGRAILFASDRDDTIFKPWKRGVYRAGDYHGNSDIYVSLIEDDGTISQPKNLGLSINTEFAERFPHLDSDGKTLYFSSNGYSGFGDLDVYKSEKLEESWDKWSTPVNLGPIVNSLGTDIGFRTDSTGSKAYFAGLRSDSLGETDIYELSSMPDDIAPVGKIVMLAGKVTNQKSKALSAMVQWKREASQEYEGKLFSKPSIGNYAIPLLTKNIYNILITANGFENVEFKLDISEVSEFQEIKKDFIMETIKTDQLVLNDTLKNQSSISNDSIDNERPIINSIGIAKPATNDGKFVQTEKPFPLEEIYFEKRSDKIPSFSFDYLRKISEYLVENPDKKILIRGFGNEGQNINDDLLWSNKRAENVRKFLLIQGVSSKQIISLGVGRLESKDRYLNDYQNPRFQRKAVLSFHE; encoded by the coding sequence ATGAAAATTTCTAAAGCTATCATTATTTTATTTCTTAATATTTTCTTCTACTCAACTCATATTCATTCGGAGTCGGTCACAGACATCCAATGGCGTGAAACTCTAAGTCTTGAACAATTCAATGAACTCGAAAACTATCGTAAGAATTCCAACCAGATTCGGGAATTTCTAGATAATAAAAAAGGTAAATGGTCATATTTCGAATTTCGACTCGTGGAAATTCTTGTGGGCGAAGAATTAGAATCGAATCGATTAGAGAATGCAAAACTCTTATGGCAAAAATACAAACCAAAATTACCAAACCAAGACAAACGAATTGAAAGTTTAATTGGATTGCTTTCCAAGGAAAAAGATCAACCTGTTCTAAAAAATATTGGACCTGCATTAAATTCAGAATTTGCTGAATACCTTCCCGTGATAGAGTTAAGTGGAGATCGATTCTATTTTACTGCACTGAATCGTCCTGGAGGCAGTGGTGGAGAGGACATTTGGTACTCAGAATACAACAGAGCCAGTTCCAAGTGGGAAAGTGCATTACCTCTCAAAGAAATCAACACGCCTGATGATGAAAGTCTTATCTCCATTTCTGCAGATGGAACCACGCTCATTGTAAGTAGAAAAATTCGAAACCAAGGTACAAAATCATCAGTCTTTATGGTTCGTCTAACGGAGAACGGGTGGAGTAAGCCTCAAGTTCTTCCCGCTTTTTTGAATTCGGAATCATTTGATGGAGACTTTTTCCTTACAGCGGACGGAAGAGCAATTTTATTTGCAAGTGATCGTGATGATACAATTTTCAAGCCATGGAAAAGAGGAGTTTATCGAGCTGGTGATTATCATGGAAACAGCGATATTTATGTATCACTCATTGAAGATGATGGTACAATATCTCAACCTAAGAATCTAGGCCTATCGATTAACACGGAGTTTGCGGAGAGATTTCCTCATTTGGATTCAGATGGCAAAACTTTGTATTTTAGTTCCAATGGGTATTCCGGTTTTGGTGATCTCGATGTTTATAAATCGGAAAAGTTGGAAGAGAGTTGGGATAAATGGAGCACGCCCGTTAATCTAGGACCGATCGTGAACAGCCTAGGAACTGATATTGGTTTTCGAACAGATTCAACTGGATCGAAGGCTTATTTTGCTGGACTTAGATCGGATAGCTTGGGTGAGACTGATATTTATGAATTGAGTTCGATGCCGGATGATATAGCACCGGTCGGAAAGATTGTTATGCTAGCTGGAAAAGTCACGAACCAAAAGAGCAAAGCACTCAGTGCAATGGTTCAGTGGAAGAGAGAGGCATCTCAGGAATATGAAGGGAAATTGTTCTCTAAACCTTCAATTGGAAATTATGCTATTCCTCTGCTTACAAAGAATATTTATAATATTCTAATAACAGCGAATGGCTTCGAAAATGTAGAGTTTAAATTGGACATATCGGAAGTGAGTGAGTTCCAAGAAATAAAAAAAGATTTTATTATGGAAACAATTAAAACTGATCAATTGGTATTGAATGATACTCTAAAAAATCAATCTTCAATTTCGAATGATTCCATTGACAACGAACGTCCGATTATCAATTCAATTGGAATTGCAAAACCGGCAACTAATGATGGCAAATTTGTTCAAACCGAAAAACCATTTCCTTTGGAAGAAATTTATTTTGAGAAGAGATCTGATAAAATTCCAAGCTTCTCATTCGATTATCTTCGCAAAATTTCGGAATACTTAGTTGAGAATCCTGATAAAAAGATTCTGATTAGGGGATTTGGCAACGAAGGCCAGAATATCAATGACGATCTCTTGTGGAGTAATAAGCGTGCAGAGAATGTCAGAAAATTTTTATTGATACAGGGAGTATCGTCAAAACAAATTATTTCACTAGGTGTCGGTCGGCTTGAGTCTAAAGATCGTTATCTCAATGACTATCAAAATCCTCGTTTCCAAAGAAAAGCAGTCTTAAGCTTCCATGAATAG
- the lpxD gene encoding UDP-3-O-(3-hydroxymyristoyl)glucosamine N-acyltransferase has product MKLSELAKTLNLPFQGDANYPINSVGDLEHTSPADPNSIYFVSSKKYLNKFEKAQKAKVVLTIDSLKDQYANAIIAPDKDTKVSFIQLLGLFEKKPVYKQQISPKASVADTAKIGKNVTIMDFAVIMDDVEIGDNCVIFPHVVIEDRAKIGANTVIKGGVQICYECVIGSNNLIHGNTVIGADGFGFHDANGIRYKIPQIGNVIIGDHVEIGAGCTIDRAAIESTTIGNYTKLDDQVHIGHNCRLGNYIYLAGTAGLAGSVTAEDYVIVGGQAAVAEHLTLKKGSIVMGLTGQTSDAEAKTAYFGIPGRPAIEMHRIHNAMSSLPEMVREWKKAKKNESE; this is encoded by the coding sequence ATGAAATTATCAGAACTAGCAAAGACTCTTAATCTACCTTTCCAAGGCGACGCCAACTACCCAATTAACTCTGTTGGAGACTTAGAACATACAAGTCCAGCTGATCCCAATTCAATCTATTTTGTCTCATCGAAAAAATATTTAAATAAATTTGAAAAGGCGCAAAAAGCAAAGGTCGTTCTTACAATTGACTCTCTCAAAGATCAATACGCAAATGCAATCATAGCTCCAGACAAAGATACAAAAGTTTCCTTTATACAATTGCTTGGTCTATTCGAAAAGAAACCTGTATATAAACAACAAATCTCTCCCAAAGCAAGTGTTGCTGATACTGCAAAAATTGGAAAGAATGTAACCATCATGGATTTTGCCGTGATTATGGATGATGTAGAGATCGGTGATAATTGTGTGATTTTCCCACATGTTGTTATTGAAGATCGAGCGAAAATCGGAGCAAATACTGTAATCAAAGGTGGGGTGCAAATCTGCTATGAATGCGTGATCGGATCCAACAATTTGATTCATGGTAATACTGTGATTGGTGCGGATGGATTCGGTTTCCATGATGCCAACGGCATTCGCTATAAAATTCCTCAGATTGGGAATGTGATCATTGGTGATCATGTCGAAATCGGTGCAGGTTGTACTATAGATCGAGCGGCCATTGAATCAACAACTATCGGTAATTATACGAAACTAGACGACCAAGTTCATATTGGACACAACTGTCGATTGGGTAACTATATTTACCTTGCAGGTACGGCAGGACTAGCAGGATCAGTAACTGCAGAAGACTATGTTATTGTTGGCGGCCAAGCAGCTGTAGCAGAGCACCTAACACTCAAGAAAGGTAGTATCGTTATGGGACTTACAGGTCAGACAAGTGATGCTGAGGCAAAAACTGCTTATTTTGGAATTCCTGGTAGACCAGCCATTGAGATGCATCGAATCCACAATGCGATGTCTTCACTTCCTGAAATGGTTCGCGAATGGAAAAAGGCTAAGAAAAATGAATCCGAATAA
- a CDS encoding DUF2200 domain-containing protein, with product MKVTPEHNERMAKMSFATVYPLYITKVERKGRTVEELNHVIKWLTGFDEKAIKALVNKGVSFEEFFKKAKLNPNANLITGVICGYRIEELENPLTKKIRYMDKLVDELAKGKKMEKILRNG from the coding sequence ATGAAAGTGACTCCCGAACACAATGAACGAATGGCTAAAATGAGCTTTGCAACAGTGTATCCCCTTTATATAACAAAGGTTGAAAGAAAGGGAAGGACAGTTGAAGAATTGAATCATGTTATTAAATGGTTAACCGGCTTTGATGAGAAAGCAATAAAAGCCCTGGTTAATAAGGGAGTTAGTTTTGAGGAATTTTTCAAGAAGGCAAAACTCAATCCGAATGCAAATCTAATTACTGGTGTAATTTGTGGATATAGAATTGAAGAGCTAGAAAATCCACTGACTAAGAAAATTCGATATATGGATAAGCTTGTAGATGAACTTGCGAAAGGCAAGAAAATGGAAAAAATCCTTCGCAACGGATAG
- a CDS encoding adenylate/guanylate cyclase domain-containing protein, whose translation MSLEFIEKTIHEREWKNEKILSWFRFSASSLFTLFDFLAYFNIVQFTAVPANRITILLDFGLLIFALTALFILKRNTYLPNFKFAMIFADYCIIFLMFNFDTTVPLQGSSGLYTIFLSAIYIYLLNLLRYSQKGTIFAIFTAIIFFEGNRFLFISEDTEGLIPMLRVALSIILFLGYAITKANYEMIQEIGTKKIMERYLSSELVGNLDKGKIEEIGLGKIQNLTVLFSDIRGFTTLTEKLQPNETVQFLNQYLSIMTDQILTEKGMIDKFIGDAIFATFGLQDSPNRSLNAIQAAIKIQKSLSKLSHPIEIGIGIHNGDVILGNIGSEKRFDYTAIGDTVNLTSRIESLTKLYKCKILVSEFIIADLAENNFNLNFVYREIDRVRVKGKLEPITIFEICYE comes from the coding sequence ATGTCTTTAGAATTTATTGAGAAAACGATCCACGAGCGTGAATGGAAAAATGAGAAAATATTGTCCTGGTTCCGATTTTCCGCATCCAGTCTATTCACTCTTTTTGATTTTCTAGCCTATTTTAATATAGTGCAATTCACTGCAGTACCTGCCAATCGTATAACCATTTTATTAGATTTTGGATTATTAATTTTTGCACTAACCGCACTTTTCATTTTGAAAAGAAATACCTATCTTCCCAATTTTAAATTTGCAATGATTTTTGCAGATTATTGCATTATATTTCTTATGTTTAACTTTGATACTACAGTACCACTGCAAGGAAGCAGTGGGCTATATACGATTTTCCTTTCTGCAATTTACATTTACTTGCTCAATTTATTGCGCTACTCTCAGAAAGGAACAATCTTTGCGATCTTCACCGCAATTATTTTTTTCGAAGGTAATCGTTTTTTGTTTATCTCCGAAGATACTGAAGGTTTAATTCCGATGCTACGTGTTGCATTGAGTATTATTCTCTTCTTGGGATATGCAATTACAAAAGCTAATTATGAAATGATTCAAGAAATTGGTACAAAAAAAATTATGGAGAGGTATCTCTCTTCTGAACTGGTTGGGAACTTGGATAAAGGAAAAATAGAAGAAATTGGATTAGGAAAGATTCAAAATCTAACAGTACTTTTTTCTGATATTCGTGGATTCACTACTCTAACGGAAAAATTACAGCCGAATGAAACTGTTCAATTCTTAAATCAATATCTTTCCATAATGACTGATCAAATCCTCACAGAAAAAGGTATGATAGATAAATTTATTGGTGATGCAATTTTTGCAACATTTGGACTGCAGGATTCTCCTAATAGATCTTTGAACGCTATTCAAGCTGCAATAAAAATACAAAAATCCCTTTCTAAACTCTCTCATCCGATTGAAATAGGAATCGGAATACACAATGGAGATGTCATACTAGGAAATATTGGCTCGGAAAAAAGATTCGATTATACAGCGATCGGCGACACAGTGAATTTAACATCACGTATAGAAAGTCTTACAAAACTTTATAAATGTAAAATTCTTGTTTCTGAATTTATAATTGCTGATCTTGCCGAAAATAATTTCAATTTAAATTTTGTTTATCGAGAGATCGATAGAGTTAGAGTCAAAGGTAAACTAGAACCTATTACTATTTTTGAAATTTGTTATGAATAG
- a CDS encoding DUF389 domain-containing protein gives METENQKKEIQILVFDYIRDLFQIKLGTDQKGTIEYITSAAEFKGISVWTLIFAIFIASIGLNTNSTAVIIGAMLISPLMGPIMGIGLSLGIYDFDLLKKSFRNFLVMTVISICTSTLYFFISPLTEADSELLARTYPTIYDVLIALFGGLTGIVASSRKNRMSNAIPGVAIATALMPPLCTAGFGIANGNPKYFAGALYLYIINSVFICVSTWFIVSYLGFRSVEYVNQETKKRIQKYIYIISFTIIIPSIYMAYDVISQSNFRKNANQFIQSNFNLPKTKILTTNIVRNPRNKSIDVTLIGEPISEELIGHIKSKLSQYGLEDVELNIIQNSDSEKLSKAMNVNRNEVLDNLKTKDEKIRYLEAELSNMKDTEKMIPKVAKEINILFPEIESISFGDLLVQSTDNFSNQKSVSILIKWKNKVADIQIKRVELYLKSRLNLEDLTVHNEF, from the coding sequence ATGGAAACAGAAAATCAGAAAAAAGAAATTCAAATCCTTGTCTTTGACTATATACGAGATCTTTTCCAAATCAAGCTTGGCACCGATCAGAAGGGAACGATTGAGTACATTACGTCCGCTGCTGAATTCAAGGGAATTTCCGTTTGGACATTGATTTTCGCAATATTTATCGCATCTATTGGATTGAATACCAACTCGACTGCTGTCATAATTGGTGCCATGTTGATCTCTCCTTTAATGGGTCCGATCATGGGCATTGGTCTATCACTTGGAATCTACGACTTTGATTTACTTAAAAAGTCATTTAGAAATTTCCTAGTAATGACTGTGATAAGCATTTGTACTTCTACTTTATATTTTTTTATTTCACCTTTGACTGAAGCTGACTCTGAACTCCTTGCAAGAACGTATCCGACAATCTATGATGTTCTGATTGCTTTATTTGGAGGATTGACAGGGATAGTTGCATCTTCTCGTAAGAATAGAATGTCAAATGCAATACCTGGTGTTGCAATTGCAACTGCCTTGATGCCACCTCTTTGTACTGCTGGATTTGGAATTGCAAATGGGAATCCAAAATACTTTGCTGGTGCTCTATATCTTTATATTATAAATAGCGTATTTATCTGCGTATCTACTTGGTTTATTGTGAGCTATCTTGGATTTCGTAGTGTTGAATATGTGAATCAAGAGACTAAGAAAAGAATCCAGAAATATATTTATATAATATCTTTTACCATCATAATTCCCAGTATTTATATGGCTTATGATGTGATCTCACAATCCAATTTTCGAAAGAATGCGAATCAATTTATCCAAAGCAATTTCAATTTACCAAAAACAAAAATTCTCACGACCAATATAGTTCGCAATCCGAGAAATAAATCGATCGATGTCACATTGATTGGAGAACCTATTTCAGAAGAGTTGATAGGTCATATTAAGTCGAAACTTTCTCAATATGGTTTGGAAGATGTTGAGTTGAATATTATTCAAAACTCTGATTCAGAGAAATTATCTAAAGCTATGAACGTAAATCGCAATGAAGTTCTAGACAATCTCAAAACAAAAGATGAGAAGATACGATATTTGGAAGCTGAATTGAGTAATATGAAAGATACTGAGAAAATGATTCCCAAGGTTGCAAAAGAGATCAATATCTTATTTCCAGAAATTGAATCTATATCCTTCGGAGATCTACTCGTTCAGAGCACTGATAATTTCTCCAATCAGAAATCTGTAAGCATTCTTATTAAATGGAAGAACAAAGTGGCTGATATCCAGATAAAAAGAGTCGAGTTGTATCTTAAATCCAGGCTGAACCTTGAAGACCTCACCGTTCATAATGAATTTTAG
- a CDS encoding CaiB/BaiF CoA transferase family protein — MKIELEKQASGPLKGIKVLDLSLLLPGPLCSMHLGDMGADVIKIENPRAADASRVMYKSELGVPGLFMMLNRNKKAITLNFKRPQAKEILFKLLEDADILLEGFRPDGMDKMGIGYDVLKEKFPKLIYCGISGYGISGKYVDYAGHDSNYLALAGLLHQSGSNPVLGGYQLADVGGGTLTALSAILAALYSREKTGKGQRIDISMMDGSLQFLSLYAGIFSAEKKVPEPGNAVLSGKLPNYNIYKTQDNRHVALGALEDMFFKTFLRQAGLNHILDALPISEENLKSIESKLTEFFGSKTLDDLNPIFQNEDSCLTPIRNLEEVVADPHLRDRGMILEVEHPRYGRILQFGSPFHLLGTPTNYRLHPPEHGEHNNDIYSKLGYSNDELENLKKERVI, encoded by the coding sequence ATGAAAATTGAATTAGAAAAACAAGCGAGTGGGCCACTTAAAGGAATCAAAGTTCTGGATCTCAGTCTTCTTTTGCCTGGGCCACTCTGCTCAATGCATCTTGGTGATATGGGTGCCGATGTTATAAAGATTGAGAATCCAAGAGCGGCCGATGCGTCAAGAGTAATGTACAAATCTGAGTTAGGTGTGCCAGGTTTGTTCATGATGCTCAATCGAAATAAGAAAGCAATCACGCTAAATTTTAAGCGACCTCAAGCAAAAGAAATTCTATTTAAATTATTAGAAGATGCTGATATTCTATTGGAAGGCTTTCGTCCTGATGGTATGGACAAGATGGGAATTGGGTATGATGTGCTGAAGGAAAAATTCCCAAAGTTGATTTATTGTGGAATATCTGGATATGGAATTTCTGGAAAATACGTAGACTATGCTGGACATGATTCCAACTATCTGGCATTAGCTGGACTTCTTCATCAGTCAGGTTCGAATCCTGTTCTTGGCGGGTATCAACTTGCTGATGTGGGTGGCGGAACATTAACGGCTCTCTCGGCAATTCTTGCAGCATTGTACAGTCGGGAGAAAACTGGTAAGGGGCAAAGAATCGACATTTCAATGATGGACGGAAGTCTACAATTCCTATCATTGTACGCTGGAATATTTTCTGCTGAGAAAAAAGTTCCCGAACCAGGAAATGCAGTCCTTTCAGGAAAATTACCGAATTACAATATTTATAAAACTCAGGACAATCGTCATGTTGCGTTAGGTGCACTTGAAGATATGTTTTTTAAAACATTTCTTCGCCAAGCAGGACTAAACCATATTTTGGATGCTCTGCCCATAAGTGAAGAAAATTTGAAATCGATCGAAAGTAAATTAACTGAATTTTTTGGATCTAAAACGCTAGATGATTTGAATCCAATATTTCAAAACGAAGATTCTTGTCTTACTCCGATTCGAAATTTAGAAGAAGTTGTCGCAGATCCACATCTACGTGACCGCGGAATGATATTGGAAGTGGAACATCCTCGTTATGGCAGAATTTTGCAATTTGGATCGCCTTTTCATTTACTTGGAACACCTACAAACTACAGATTGCATCCTCCGGAGCATGGAGAACACAACAACGACATCTATTCTAAGTTAGGTTATTCCAATGATGAATTGGAGAATCTAAAGAAAGAAAGAGTAATTTAA
- a CDS encoding sulfatase, whose protein sequence is MIVKIFFILVISLFSSILFCKPITLKPDPQLIYASETISLLRPQSFVTSGFTGEKVGQDNRIKSDPWNNSAIPVYLEYSTKNLIENVDRNIFITPQSKIFYNFPFGLNHFIINSQESFPDGLEIYCNQSMVDLSARPLVVQCGVESAILEIYNPGSESISLSATWLNPIDQGFNELRESIEKVDVIFVVIDSLRHDVLGQYSVTPNLDSLRSDSISFDKHFVNAAWTRPSTSIFFTGRYASENFLNFWDYPVGSDETDNLYNSDLIPLPLLVGSKGYMTQMIGNNPFLSEHRKIGADYGFQSLHDYSRSGEDTIRITQESLSYLKNTKKLPIPRFLFLNYNDPHKPYTPPEKYRSQVIIPEKELKAIDGRKIDYLGEVAFVDAELGKILSELKSSGRWDQTMLIITSDHGEVMDPFHEISPFTGTNTLFGHGQSLFREDIHVPLIIKFPANSNYAKLHGLKVGKMTRSIDILPTILEELGIDSAHDLRGVAIQSMLAGRETSEREYYGETRATQAVEVGDWKLMKKSYRFHRLGFWQGNVGEEREFLYNTKQDPEEHNPYILKQSNSIPIDSEYSKLKKILNDTVPPNSYYTIRIHRPKGDKRSKIEFKVLLNAGIIRSYNQATKTTLQSVSKIPIVKGFNQFQFDLNENEIVEWNFHVYPDVSFPQFKINIDGIQASKYDWGVGTYDLNPGDCVDLECDNFFRAISGPPSLSKDFRIQIWRNGSGFQSPIIQENLGSEAMDILKKQGYVN, encoded by the coding sequence GTGATTGTCAAGATTTTTTTCATTTTAGTAATTTCTTTATTCAGCTCAATTTTATTTTGTAAACCAATCACTCTCAAACCAGATCCACAATTGATCTATGCAAGCGAGACGATATCCTTGCTTAGACCGCAATCATTTGTGACATCAGGTTTTACGGGAGAAAAGGTTGGGCAAGATAATCGAATCAAATCTGATCCATGGAATAATTCAGCAATACCTGTCTACTTAGAATATTCAACTAAGAACCTAATAGAAAATGTGGATCGGAATATTTTTATAACACCGCAGTCTAAAATATTCTATAATTTTCCTTTTGGATTGAATCATTTTATAATCAATTCTCAAGAAAGTTTTCCGGACGGTTTGGAAATTTATTGCAATCAAAGTATGGTCGATCTATCGGCTAGACCTTTGGTGGTTCAATGCGGGGTAGAGTCTGCAATATTAGAGATTTATAACCCTGGCTCGGAAAGCATTTCACTTTCTGCTACCTGGCTCAATCCTATAGATCAAGGATTCAATGAGCTTCGAGAATCCATTGAAAAGGTTGATGTTATTTTTGTTGTAATTGATTCGTTGAGACATGATGTTTTAGGTCAATATTCTGTGACACCCAATTTGGATTCCTTAAGATCAGACTCCATTTCATTTGATAAACATTTTGTGAATGCTGCCTGGACTAGACCATCTACTTCAATATTCTTTACGGGACGATATGCCTCAGAAAATTTTTTGAATTTCTGGGATTATCCTGTTGGATCGGATGAGACGGACAATTTGTACAATTCTGATCTTATTCCATTACCTCTGTTAGTTGGCTCAAAAGGTTATATGACTCAGATGATTGGCAATAATCCTTTTCTCAGTGAGCATCGAAAAATTGGAGCCGATTATGGTTTCCAGTCGCTTCACGATTACTCAAGGTCGGGAGAAGACACAATTAGAATAACACAAGAATCTTTATCTTATTTAAAAAACACGAAGAAGCTTCCAATTCCTAGATTTTTGTTTTTGAATTATAATGATCCGCATAAGCCATACACTCCTCCAGAAAAATATCGATCTCAAGTGATTATTCCAGAAAAGGAACTGAAGGCAATAGACGGAAGAAAAATTGATTATCTTGGTGAAGTTGCTTTTGTTGATGCGGAGTTGGGGAAAATACTGTCTGAATTAAAATCATCGGGCAGGTGGGATCAAACGATGCTTATTATAACGTCCGATCATGGTGAAGTAATGGATCCATTTCATGAGATTTCTCCTTTTACCGGAACGAACACTTTGTTCGGACATGGACAAAGTTTGTTTAGAGAAGATATTCATGTTCCACTTATAATTAAATTCCCAGCTAATTCAAATTATGCGAAATTGCATGGATTGAAAGTTGGAAAAATGACTCGCTCAATTGATATTTTGCCTACAATTCTAGAAGAGTTGGGTATTGATTCAGCGCATGATTTGCGTGGAGTTGCGATACAGTCCATGCTCGCTGGAAGAGAAACTTCAGAAAGAGAATACTACGGTGAGACTAGGGCAACTCAAGCAGTCGAGGTCGGAGATTGGAAGCTTATGAAGAAATCATATAGATTTCATAGGCTTGGATTCTGGCAGGGAAATGTAGGAGAAGAGAGAGAATTTCTCTACAATACAAAACAAGATCCAGAAGAACACAATCCTTACATTTTGAAGCAAAGTAATTCTATTCCCATCGATTCAGAATATTCAAAACTAAAGAAAATATTGAACGATACAGTTCCACCTAATTCTTATTATACTATTAGAATCCATCGGCCCAAAGGTGATAAAAGATCGAAAATAGAATTTAAGGTACTACTGAACGCTGGAATCATCCGTTCTTACAATCAAGCTACAAAAACAACTCTCCAATCAGTAAGCAAAATTCCAATTGTCAAAGGTTTCAACCAATTCCAGTTTGACTTAAATGAAAACGAAATTGTTGAATGGAATTTTCATGTTTATCCAGATGTTTCCTTTCCTCAATTTAAAATAAATATTGATGGGATTCAAGCAAGTAAGTATGATTGGGGAGTGGGAACTTATGATTTGAATCCTGGTGATTGCGTTGATTTAGAATGTGATAATTTCTTTCGCGCAATTTCTGGACCGCCATCACTATCGAAAGATTTCCGAATCCAAATCTGGAGAAATGGAAGTGGATTCCAGAGTCCTATTATCCAAGAAAATCTCGGATCAGAGGCAATGGATATTCTTAAAAAACAAGGCTATGTGAATTGA